The Rhodopseudomonas palustris genome window below encodes:
- the otsA gene encoding alpha,alpha-trehalose-phosphate synthase (UDP-forming), producing MNLVVVSNRVARASANEPMTGGLAAALLPIVEKSGAIWVGSSGRVRDGVQREPFAEIEQLGAGALAMLDLPAAHYGGYYEGFANSALWPALHSRADLIRVSPDDYHSYREVNGFMARALMRFRKPDTAFWIQDYHFLALGAELRALGVTQPIGFFLHTPWASAATMGCVPHNRELIEAMLAYDLIGFQTEEDRSNFLAYVKAELAYSITDGVIATPHGTSRCEVFPIGIDADLFAQQAQKATAHPDVSRLRKSLHGEKLVIGVDRLDYSKGLINRVNAFDRMLTSRPSLQRTVSLLQIATPSRGTIEAYGNLQGELARLVSDVNGRLGEADWTPIRYLNKGFRQGVLAGLYRTAQVGLVTPLQDGMNLVAKEYVAAQNPIDPGVLVLSKFAGAANELDTALLVNPHDVEGMARAIATALSMPLTERRLRWEAMMAKLRRGSVQSWFADFVASLEDAHGANREAAREIASQPPALKMAGGWSRGGPSAFGGARLQ from the coding sequence GTGAACCTAGTGGTCGTTTCGAACCGGGTGGCGAGGGCTTCGGCAAATGAGCCGATGACCGGCGGTCTGGCCGCCGCGCTGCTGCCGATTGTCGAAAAATCGGGAGCAATCTGGGTCGGTTCCAGTGGTCGTGTGCGCGATGGCGTACAAAGGGAGCCGTTCGCAGAGATCGAACAACTGGGCGCCGGCGCGCTGGCGATGCTGGATCTGCCGGCCGCTCACTATGGCGGCTATTACGAAGGCTTCGCCAATTCCGCATTGTGGCCGGCGCTGCATTCGCGCGCCGATCTGATCCGCGTTTCGCCGGACGACTATCACTCTTATCGTGAAGTCAACGGCTTCATGGCGCGCGCGCTGATGCGCTTCCGCAAGCCCGACACCGCCTTTTGGATTCAGGATTACCACTTTCTCGCGCTCGGCGCCGAGTTGCGCGCGCTCGGCGTCACCCAGCCGATCGGCTTCTTTCTGCATACGCCCTGGGCGTCGGCGGCGACGATGGGTTGCGTGCCGCACAATCGCGAACTGATCGAGGCGATGCTCGCTTACGATCTGATCGGATTTCAGACCGAAGAAGACCGCAGCAACTTTCTCGCTTATGTCAAAGCCGAACTTGCCTATAGCATCACCGACGGCGTGATCGCTACGCCGCACGGAACATCGCGCTGCGAAGTCTTCCCGATCGGCATCGATGCCGATCTTTTTGCGCAGCAGGCCCAGAAGGCAACGGCCCATCCGGACGTTTCGCGGCTGCGCAAGAGCCTCCACGGCGAGAAGCTGGTGATCGGTGTCGATCGCCTCGACTACTCCAAGGGCCTGATCAACCGCGTCAATGCGTTCGACCGCATGTTGACCTCGCGGCCGTCGCTGCAGCGCACCGTATCGCTGCTGCAGATCGCGACGCCCTCGCGCGGCACCATCGAGGCGTACGGCAATCTGCAGGGCGAACTCGCCAGGCTCGTCAGCGACGTCAACGGCCGGCTCGGCGAGGCCGACTGGACGCCGATCCGCTATCTCAACAAGGGATTCCGCCAGGGCGTGCTGGCGGGTCTGTACCGTACCGCGCAGGTCGGTCTGGTGACGCCGCTTCAGGACGGCATGAATCTGGTGGCGAAGGAATATGTCGCAGCGCAGAACCCGATCGATCCGGGCGTGCTGGTGCTGTCGAAGTTCGCCGGCGCCGCCAACGAACTCGACACCGCGCTGCTGGTCAATCCGCACGACGTCGAGGGCATGGCGCGCGCCATCGCCACCGCGCTGTCGATGCCGCTGACCGAGCGGCGGCTGCGCTGGGAGGCAATGATGGCCAAGCTGCGCCGCGGCAGCGTGCAGTCCTGGTTCGCCGATTTCGTCGCGTCCCTGGAAGACGCCCACGGCGCCAATCGCGAAGCCGCCCGTGAAATTGCCAGCCAGCCGCCGGCGCTGAAGATGGCGGGAGGCTGGTCGCGGGGTGGCCCTTCGGCATTCGGCGGCGCGAGGCTGCAGTAG